AAGATCGTGCAGAGAGCGTTCTACAGATTGCGAAATGAGAATGCTAAAACCAAATCGGAACACAAAATCAAAAAATCGCATCAAAATGCAGACCGATGATGCTATTGATTGCTCAAGGATATCAAGTTCAAGTATCTCGTCAAGTGATTCAGAAGCTGGACTTATTACAAACGACGAAGATCGAGAAGGTATTAGATTATTTATTTGAAGTAGTAAATATCGCATTAACCCGATTCGTTTAACTGCAGGAGACGACGAACAGTCGGATTGGATTGGAGAACCAAGTTGGTGGGACGATAGCGAAAGTACCAACGAAGATAAAGTCAGCACAGATCCGACGTTTCAAATGATAATACACGGAAGTTTCGAGCATACAATGGATAAAACCAGGAAGAGTTACAGACAAAGAATTCAAAGAATTCAAGAAGGTCTTAGCGGGAGAGAAATACGCGCCGGTCGCCGTCACGTTGACAATAAGCCTGGATATTCGATTATCACATCAGCCAATGAAAAAGTGTCTAGATTCTTACAAGATCCTACCCAAAGTGAGCTCAGACTACATCCTATGCGTCAGCCTGAACGAGAAAAGCTTCGCAGGCTCGCGAACTTATATAGTCTAAGTTTAAAAGGAGATTTAGGTTGTCCAATTTTATACAAAACTCGACATACTACGCAAGCCATTTGTGTAGATCAAGTACCACTAAAGAGATTTTCAGATTATAAGAGACTAAGGAGAACTCCGCCAAACACGCCAAATCCAGAATCGACGATGCATAATCAGGAATATCAAATCACAAGCACAAACTTTGGCTCACAAATCATAAGCCCTGCGTCGAATTTAGATTCAATGCAAGCTGTACCAAAATTGCCCCATTTGGAATGGGACTCGAATAGTATGGACATTGAAATTCATGGGAAACCAAAATTTCATGACTTCGGTCACTCGAAATCGAGTTAGAGTAAACAAAATCCTGTTTTGTTAATTCGttttctaaaataaattatttatatgtacgTCCACATGGTTTTGCACACCTCCCTTTTAACATCGAACAGACTTTTAATGCAACCGAGAACCAGCAAATGCACTATACAAAAAATGACACACGTTCGCTGTacattacttacaattagatcctttttcggatattattccgaaagggaccggtggccgatcgagatgaggtttggtgGGAGGGGGGACCGTcggaaagtgattaaaaaaaatcggtaaggtgtacccctgtatcttttgaacgcattaattgccgaagctagaattttatatttagggtcttctcacacccctcgtaatacccaccaagtttcacctCGATCGGCCACAGGTCGGAAGTACCGCTCCTTTTTCAATGTGACAAGACCTTTAAATATACAAATGATTAAAACCGTTTAATTAAActggatatacatatatacctttactaccattttattttaatcacTTCCGCTTTAGTTGGTATTTGCTGCTTATTTAACATTCTTTACGTAAACCGTATACAGTAAAATTTGTTGCAGATATTACACATAACATAAATGATATTGATGTTACAAACTCTGAATGAACATCTTTCTTATCATTCTGTCGATTTCAATTACACATTCATTTCAGTCATCCTCAAAGGGCAAGGATATAGCTACGTTGCGAGAGAATATTCGGTTGGCAATGCTTGCTGCTGTAGTGtctttgagaaattaatttatttaaacatcaCTTACATAACGCTCGAAATTATCTACCTTCGCCTAATTTTGTGTTAACTGCCAGTGCATTTTCATTGGCAATCATCTGAAATTCTTGAAACCGTTGAGATACCCTTTGGTTCATCTTCAGATACTTTTCCATGCAATTTAAGGCACACTTCTCCTCCTTTGCCTTAATATCCCGTGCGGTAAAATCATTTATGCAGTCAATAAAGCAAATCTCTGACAATTTATTATAGGACGTCAGGAAGTCTCGAAACTGGAGTAGAAAAATTTCCATCATTTCAAGCTTCTGCTTTCTTTTGATTCATTTCGATTAGCATGACTTAAAATTTAACAACCCATTATGTTTCACACTCGTAAATAGGCAGATACATGCTTCGTTTATACATTCTCGTacgatcatttttttaaaataattaatgtatGAAAGCGCTGCAAATACATACGGCTTTAATCTGTTCCCCATCCACATTTGTAGGAACCTGCATTGCCATTACAATAAACGGTTTACTTTCTAGCGAAAAGCTTTATATTCACGCACCAACTATTTAATTACTGTTACACCTTCAAGTCGAATAGAACTCTGATGCGAAGAGTTTTGAGGTTAGGATGTACCTACTTTTATACAGCACGTGCGCGCTGTGCACGCTTGGACTTTGCATCTCTGTAAGAAACGAGTTTTCGAAATTCACGAAAGATTCATTAATAAAATGTGATAAGCTGTTCAAATCTTTCGATcctaaaactattaaaatacTCGAGGTGCAAATGCCTTTATTTTATACTTGTGCGTTCAATAATCCTACTTACTGTTAATTCTATAgaaatcatatattttttaaattctagcTGTTAAGACTGAATACATACAGGTATACAACATAACATATCGTAGTTCTTCATAAGACTTgagtacaataataatatttattcaatATCTCGATAATTCACGCACTGATATTTATTCGAAACGGTTatgtttgaaataataaaagcataCCTCGATAAGGCAGTGTGCAAATATCATTGAACAAATTATCAAGATTAGAAGCTACCTATGCGTTTATACAATAGTTACAACAGGGGAGCTGTGAGTGAAACTGCATAAGGGACAAAGGTAGTAGAAAACcagcagatgtttcgtggcggTAGTTGATCGCAGTATACCAACCACAGTCGGCCGCGTCTTTATTTCGGGTACGTTTGGAGcgtctatttcttttatttgtaaGGTAGCATTGAAAACGTTCTCGTCGTTATAGTTTAATAGATCATTTGTATTACACTCTAAACGTCATTAAGTCGCAATCTGTAAGCGTGTCAcataagtttatttacatacaaacatacTCTCTATTAAATATGTACTAACCTTTCACACATACATAGTATTTACGTTGTGCGTACGCACGCAAATTCGCGTATGCGCGCGCACATATCGTACAATTCTTTGATCTtactaataatacatataatggaaataaattttgaacaTAAAGTAACAATAGATTTCATTTTACCGAGGAAAAAGATTTTgactttcttttttaaataagatttttcaatgaaacttgCACAACTTGGTACATACGGAATTGATACGAGGTCTCGTACGTTATAAGATAGTTCTTGTGCGACTATATCACCTTATGCCCCTTTTTGTGCGAAACTACAAGGCTTTAGGTTGGTCACGGTAACGGAGCAAGAACAGGTGACAAACGAGGGTTCGTAAAAACGACAGAAACTTCAGATACATACATACGTTGCATTATGCGAGCGCCCATCGACGTTTTAACGTATATTTTGCACTTTGCAGTGCCGTTTGTGTAGAATAAAGGTCCCTGCACACATATATCAGTTCGGTGCCAGTGGTACGTAAGAACAGATCCTCTATCGTCTCTTTCGCTTACCACTGgcgcggaactgatatgtgtgcagaGACCTTTAACGGATCGACGTTTTTTATTCGCGTTGTGTTGGTATAGACACTACAAACCATAAACGCACAGAACTTCGCGCTGTGCTAAATTTCAG
The nucleotide sequence above comes from Andrena cerasifolii isolate SP2316 chromosome 2, iyAndCera1_principal, whole genome shotgun sequence. Encoded proteins:
- the LOC143365972 gene encoding uncharacterized protein LOC143365972 isoform X3 — protein: MSGADGASGEELVPQAIFFQSSSARQTEDCCHDCLCTNHISLHKEVKFHKSMKTSLHMNKHSDDSSSSIYDVHIPKNNTASKYQSDSDDTNQTERFARFFNLNNASNIESDSVNENFVPRVNPRRKRKFKRLAIDSDSNPSTSQTVAIMTTLGDKKRVLRSDCKNRYGTICCGKRKRSCRERSTDCEMRMLKPNRNTKSKNRIKMQTDDAIDCSRISSSSISSSDSEAGLITNDEDREGDDEQSDWIGEPSWWDDSESTNEDKVSTDPTFQMIIHGSFEHTMDKTRKSYRQRIQRIQEGLSGREIRAGRRHVDNKPGYSIITSANEKVSRFLQDPTQSELRLHPMRQPEREKLRRLANLYSLSLKGDLDYKRLRRTPPNTPNPESTMHNQEYQITSTNFGSQIISPASNLDSMQAVPKLPHLEWDSNSMDIEIHGKPKFHDFGHSKSS
- the LOC143365972 gene encoding G patch domain-containing protein 2 isoform X2, with product MECVLKAVPADLRVKMEALVHDLSLALEESSNSANVRRRWGIRRRARSTGNIPSLHMNKHSDDSSSSIYDVHIPKNNTASKYQSDSDDTNQTERFARFFNLNNASNIESDSVNENFVPRVNPRRKRKFKRLAIDSDSNPSTSQTVAIMTTLGDKKRVLRSDCKNRYGTICCGKRKRSCRERSTDCEMRMLKPNRNTKSKNRIKMQTDDAIDCSRISSSSISSSDSEAGLITNDEDREGDDEQSDWIGEPSWWDDSESTNEDKVSTDPTFQMIIHGSFEHTMDKTRKSYRQRIQRIQEGLSGREIRAGRRHVDNKPGYSIITSANEKVSRFLQDPTQSELRLHPMRQPEREKLRRLANLYSLSLKGDLGCPILYKTRHTTQAICVDQVPLKRFSDYKRLRRTPPNTPNPESTMHNQEYQITSTNFGSQIISPASNLDSMQAVPKLPHLEWDSNSMDIEIHGKPKFHDFGHSKSS
- the LOC143365972 gene encoding uncharacterized protein LOC143365972 isoform X1, which codes for MSGADGASGEELVPQAIFFQSSSARQTEDCCHDCLCTNHISLHKEVKFHKSMKTSLHMNKHSDDSSSSIYDVHIPKNNTASKYQSDSDDTNQTERFARFFNLNNASNIESDSVNENFVPRVNPRRKRKFKRLAIDSDSNPSTSQTVAIMTTLGDKKRVLRSDCKNRYGTICCGKRKRSCRERSTDCEMRMLKPNRNTKSKNRIKMQTDDAIDCSRISSSSISSSDSEAGLITNDEDREGDDEQSDWIGEPSWWDDSESTNEDKVSTDPTFQMIIHGSFEHTMDKTRKSYRQRIQRIQEGLSGREIRAGRRHVDNKPGYSIITSANEKVSRFLQDPTQSELRLHPMRQPEREKLRRLANLYSLSLKGDLGCPILYKTRHTTQAICVDQVPLKRFSDYKRLRRTPPNTPNPESTMHNQEYQITSTNFGSQIISPASNLDSMQAVPKLPHLEWDSNSMDIEIHGKPKFHDFGHSKSS
- the Tim9a gene encoding translocase of inner membrane 9 — protein: MAMQVPTNVDGEQIKAFRDFLTSYNKLSEICFIDCINDFTARDIKAKEEKCALNCMEKYLKMNQRVSQRFQEFQMIANENALAVNTKLGEGR